The following coding sequences lie in one Nycticebus coucang isolate mNycCou1 chromosome 18, mNycCou1.pri, whole genome shotgun sequence genomic window:
- the EVPL gene encoding envoplakin isoform X2: protein MFKGLSKGSQGKGSPKGSPAKGSPKGSPSKHSRAATQELALLISRMQANADQVERDILETQKKLQQDRVNSEHSQTLQHQQETGRSLKEAEVLLKDLFLDVDKARRLKHPQAEEIEKDIKQLHERVTQECAEYRALYEKMVLPPDMGPRVDWARVLEQKQKQVCEGQYGPGMAELEQQVAEHNILQKEIEAYGQQLRSLGGPDVATIRSQYRDLLKAASWRGQSLGSLYTHLQGCTRQLSALAEQQRRILQQDWSDHMADPASVRREYEHFKQQELLSQEQSVNQLEDDGERMVQLGHPAVGPIQTHQEALKLEWQNFLNLCICQESHLQQVEDYRRFQEEADSVSQALAKLNSNLDGKYSPAPGSLPGAPTELLRQLEAEEKQLGVTEKAIGDLQRLSQEVAPLPQRRIPPQQPLQVDSICDWDSGEVQLLRGERFLLVDNTDPHIWAVQGPGGETKSAPAACFCIPAPDPEAVARASRLASELQTLKQKLLTVQNCLKASARETLRPGQQAPAGSAPADPQAQKLLTQMTQLDGDLEQIERQVLAWARAPLSRTSPLEDLEGRIHNQEGTAQRLQKLGAEKEAAQQECEAFLSVRPVGPAALQLPVALNSVKNKYSDVHVLCNLYGEKAKAALGLERQIQDSDRIIQGFESALAQEAPIPDDPKALQERADELQRQRRELLGQQACVLGLHRQLKATEHACAALQNNFQEFCQDLPRQQRRVRVLTDRYHAVGDQLDLREKVVQDACLTYQQFKNCRDNLSSWLEHLPRNQVRPSDGPSQITYKLQAEKRLMKEIQSRGQDRAMMSRLSQDLQAALQDYELQADTYRCSLEPTLAVSAPKRPRVAPLQESIQAQEKDLAKAYTEAAAAHQQQLHQLEFARKMLEKKELSEDTQATHDARQGSEGPAQAGRESEVLKSQLEEERKRVAQVQRELEVQRSQLLQLKTQRPLERLEEKEVVEFYRDPELESSLSKVKAQVEEEGKRRASLQAELEAAAQKVVQLESERKTMQPHLLTKEVTQIERDPSLDSQAAQLSSRIQQVQGEDAVIVARVEELKKELLALEQREADVKEKIVVKEVVKVEKDLEMVKAARALRLQIEEDAAQRKGAEEALAKLQTRIEDLERAISSVEPKVIVKEVRKVEQDPGLLQESSRLRSLLEEERKRNVMLAGELRELRSKYSMVQTQKPKVQLQERVHEVFRVDPETEQEIARLRAQLQEAAGRRSSVEKEVEQLLPELEGLRAQKPVVEYKEVTQEVVRHERSPEVLREVDRLKAQLNELVNTHGRSQEQLIRLQGERDEWKRERAKVETKTVNKEVVRREKDPLLEKEAERLRQEVREAAQRRRAAEDAVHELQSRYLLLERRKPEEKVVVQEVVVTRKDPKLHEEHSRLGHSLDEEVARRRQLELEVQQLRASVEEKEGMLSFGEDRGKKLAAERELRQLSLRIQELEKRPPAVQEKIIMEEVVKLEKDPDLEKSTEALRWDLDQEKGRVSELHRKCKNLQVKIDVLQKAKSQEKTIYKEVIRVQKDRVLEDERSRLWELLTRERTARQAQEEALRRLRDRIERAEALGRTWSREEAELQKARDQVGQEHGRLQQELQALERQKQQQALQLQEESKLLSQKTEMERQKAAEQGQALSRLKAAILHEKDQIYEKERTLRDLHTKVSLEELSQETQTRETNLSTKISILEPDTGKDMSPYEAYKRGIIDRDQYLQLQELECDWEEVTTSGPCGEESVLLDRKSGKQYSIEAALRCRRISKEEYHLYRDGHLPISEFALLVAGENKPSSSLSIGSIISKSPLTSPAPQSSCFFSPGFTVGLGDDSFPIAGVYDTTTDNKCSIKTAVAKNMLDPITGQKLLEAQAATGGIVDLLSRERFSVHKATERGLIDNTATQRLLNAQKAFTGIEDPVTKKRLSVGEAVQKGWMPLESVLPHLQAQHLTGGLIDPKRTGRIPVPQALHSRMISEELAQLLQDESSYEKDLTDPISKERLSYKEAMGRCRKDPVSGLLLLPAALEGYRCCYRSASPTIPRSLR from the exons ATGTTCAAGGGCCTGAGCAAAGGCTCCCAGGGGAAGGGATCCCCGAAGGGCTCCCCAGCAAAGGGGTCTCCCAAGGGTTCCCCCAGCAAGCACAGCCG AGCTGCCACCCAAGAACTGGCCCTGCTCATCTCCCGCATGCAAGCCAATGCCGACCAGGTAGAGAGGGACATCCTGGAGACCCAGAAGAAGCTACAGCAG GACCGGGTGAACAGCGAGCACAGCCAGACCCTGCAGCACCAGCAGGAGACAGGCCGCAGCCTGAAGGAGGCCGAGGTGCTGCTCAAGGACCTCTTCCTGGATGTGGATAAGGCCCGGAGGCTCAAGCACCCGCAGGCCGAGGAGATCGAGAAGGA CATCAAGCAGCTGCACGAGCGGGTGACCCAGGAGTGTGCAGAGTACCGTGCCTTGTACGAGAAGATGGTGCTGCCGCCTGACATGGGACCCAGGGTTGACTGGGCACGTGTGCTGGAGCAAAAACAG AAGCAGGTCTGCGAGGGCCAGTATGGGCCCGGCATGGCGGAGCTGGAGCAGCAGGTGGCTGAGCACAACATCCTGCAGAAGGAGATTGAGGCCTATGGACAGCAGCTGAGGAGCCTTGGGGGGCCG GACGTGGCCACCATCCGGAGCCAATACCGAGACCTACTG AAGGCGGCCTCGTGGCGCGGGCAGAGCCTGGGTAGCCTGTACACGCACCTGCAGGGCTGCACGCGGCAGCTGAGCGCCCTGGCCGAGCAGCAGCGCCGTATCCTGCAGCAGGACTGGAGCGACCACATGGCCGACCCCGCCAGCGTGCGGCGGGAGTACGAG CACTTCAAGCAGCAAGAGCTGCTGAGCCAGGAGCAGAGCGTGAACCAGCTGGAGGACGACGGGGAGCGTATGGTGCAGCTCGGGCACCCCGCGGTGGGGCCCATCCAG ACCCACCAGGAGGCCCTGAAGCTGGAGTGGCAGAACTTCCTGAATTTGTGCATCTGCCAGGAGAGCCACCTGCAGCAAGTGGAGGACTACCGGAGG TTCCAGGAAGAGGCCGACTCAGTCAGCCAGGCCTTGGCGAAGCTCAACTCCAATTTGGACGGCAAGTACAGCCCTGCCCCTGGGAGCCTCCCTGGTGCCCCCACAGAGCTGCTGCGACAGCTAGAG GcagaggagaagcagctgggggTCACTGAGAAGGCCATTGGGGACCTGCAGCGGCTCAGCCAGGAGGTGGCCCCTCTGCCTCAGCGCAGAATCCCACCCCAGCAACCCCTTCAAGTGGACAGCATCTGCGACTGGGACTCAGGAGAA GTGCAGCTGCTTCGGGGTGAGCGGTTTTTGCTGGTGGACAATACTGACCCCCACATTTGGGCCGTGCAGGGCCCTGGCGGGGAAACCAAGAGTGCCCCAGCCGCCTGCTTCTGCATCCCAGCCCCAGACCCTGAAGCAGTGGCGAGGGCCTCCAG GTTGGCCTCAGAGCTTCAGACCCTGAAGCAGAAATTGCTCACAGTCCAGAACTGCCTGAAGGCCAGTGCCAGGGAGACCCTACGGCCTGGCCAGCAGG ctccagCTGGCTCAGCACCAGCCGACCCACAGGCTCAGAAGCTCCTGACACAGATGACCCAGCTGGATGGGGACCTGGAGCAGATAGAGAGGCAGGTGCTGGCCTGGGCCCGGGCCCCACTGAGCCGCACTTCCCCACTGGAAGACCTGGAGGGTCGCATCCACAACCAGGAG GGCACGGCCCAGCGCCTGCAGAAACTGGGAGCTGAGAAGGAGGCAGCCCAGCAGGAGTGCGAGGCGTTTCTGTCAGTGCGACCCGTGGGCCCTGCTGCCCTGCAGCTGCCTGTGGCCCTTAACAGTGTCAAGAACAAGTACAGTGATGTGCATGTTCTGTGTAACCTCTATGGGGAGAA AGCCAAGGCTGCCCTGGGTCTGGAGCGGCAGATCCAGGACTCGGACAGGATCATCCAAGGCTTCGAGTCTGCCCTGGCACAGGAGGCTCCCATCCCTGATGACCCTAAGGCACTACAGGAGAGGGCTGACGAGCTGCAG CGCCAACGGAGGGAGCTGCTGGGACAGCAGGCCTGTGTTCTGGGGCTGCATCGCCAGCTGAAGGCCACCGAGCACGCATGCGCTGCACTGCAGAACAACTTCCAGGAGTTCTGCCAAGACCTGCCACGCCAGCAGCGCCGGGTGCGGGTCCTCACTGACCGCTACCACGCCGTGGGGGACCAGCTGGACCTGCG GGAGAAGGTTGTGCAGGATGCCTGCCTCACCTACCAGCAGTTCAAAAACTGCAGGGACAACCTGAGCTCCTGGCTGGAGCACCTGCCCCGCAACCAGGTGCGGCCCAGTGATGGGCCCAGCCAGATCACCTACAAGCTGCAGGCAGAGAAG AGGCTGATGAAAGAGATCCAGAGCCGGGGACAGGACAGGGCCATGATGTCCCGGCTGTCCCAGGACTTGCAGGCAGCTCTCCAA GACTATGAGCTGCAAGCAGACACCTACCGCTGCTCCCTGGAGCCCACACTGGCAGTGTCAGCTCCCAAGAGACCCCGAGTGGCTCCCCTGCAGGAGAGCATCCAGGCCCAG GAGAAGGACCTTGCAAAGGCCTATACTGAGGCTGCAGCGGCCCACCAGCAGCAGCTGCACCAGCTGGAGTTTGCTAGAAAGATGCTGGAGAAG AAGGAGCTCAGTGAGGACACCCAGGCAACCCATGATGCAAGGCAGGGGTCTGAGGGCCCAGCTCAAGCAGGGAGGGAGTCAGAagtcctgaagtcccagctagaGGAGGAGAGGAAGCGGGTGGCCCAGGTGCAGCGCGAGCTGGAGGTGCAGAGGAGCCAGTTGCTGCAGCTGAAGACCCAGCGGCCGCTggagaggctggaggagaaggaagtGGTGGAGTTCTACAGGGACCCCGAGCTAGAGAGCAGCCTGTCCAAGGTGAAGGCCCAGGTGGAGGAAGAGGGCAAGAGGCGGGCCAGCCTGCAGGCAGAGCTGGAGGCGGCGGCGCAGAAGGTTGTCCAGCTGGAGAGTGAGAGGAAGACCATGCAGCCTCACCTGCTGACCAAGGAGGTCACGCAAATAGAGAGAGACCCCAGCTTGGACAGCCAGGCAGCCCAGCTCAGCAGCAGGATCCAGCAGGTCCAAGGGGAGGATGCTGTCATCGTGGCCCGGGTGGAAGAGCTGAAGAAGGAGCTGCTGGCCCTCGAGCAGAGGGAGGCGGACGTGAAGGAGAAGATTGTGGTGAAAGAAGTGGTCAAGGTAGAAAAGGATCTGGAAATGGTCAAGGCAGCCCGGGCTCTGAGGCTGCAGATCGAGGAGGATGCTGCACAGAGGAAGGGGGCAGAGGAGGCTTTGGCCAAGCTGCAGACCCGCATTGAAGACCTGGAGCGGGCCATCAGCTCCGTGGAGCCCAAGGTCATTGTGAAGGAAGTGAGGAAGGTGGAGCAGGACCCAGGCCTTCTCCAAGAGTCCTCCAGACTCAGGAGTCtcctggaggaggagaggaagaggaacgTGATGCTGGCAGGGGAGCTGAGAGAGCTGCGCAGCAAATACAGTATGGTACAGACTCAGAAGCCCAAGGTGCAGCTCCAGGAGCGCGTCCATGAGGTCTTCCGTGTGGACCCTGAGACGGAGCAGGAGATTGCACGGCTCCGCGCCCAGCTGCAGGAGGCTGCTGGCCGCAGGAGCAGTGTGGAGAAGGAGGTGGAGCAGCTGCTGCCTGAGCTGGAGGGCCTGCGAGCGCAGAAGCCTGTGGTGGAGTACAAGGAGGTGACCCAGGAGGTGGTGAGGCACGAGAGGAGCCCTGAGGTGCTCCGTGAGGTCGACCGCCTGAAGGCCCAGCTCAATGAGCTGGTCAACACCCACGGGCGCTCCCAGGAGCAGCTCATCCGGCTGCAGGGTGAGCGCGACGAGTGGAAGCGGGAGCGGGCAAAGGTTGAGACCAAGACAGTGAACAAGGAGGTGGTGCGGCGCGAGAAAGACCCGCTCCTGGAGAAGGAGGCCGAGCGGCTCCGCCAGGAGGTGAGGGAGGCAGCCCAGAGGCGGCGGGCAGCCGAGGACGCAGTGCACGAGCTGCAGAGCAGGTACCTGCTGCTGGAGCGCAGGAAGCCTGAGGAAAAGGTGGTGGTGCAGGAGGTGGTGGTCACCCGGAAGGACCCAAAGCTGCACGAGGAGCACAGCCGGCTGGGTCACAGCCTGGATGAGGAGGTGGCCCGGAGGCGGCAGCTGGAGCTGGAGGTGCAGCAGCTGCGGGCCAGcgtggaggagaaggaggggatgCTCAGCTTTGGGGAGGACCGCGGCAAGAAGCTGGCAGCGGAGAGGGAACTGCGGCAGCTGAGCCTGAGGATCCAGGAGCTGGAGAAGCGGCCGCCTGCGGTGCAGGAGAAGATCATCATGGAGGAAGTGGTCAAGCTGGAGAAGGACCCAGACCTGGAGAAGTCCACAGAAGCCCTGCGGTGGGACCTGGACCAGGAGAAGGGCCGGGTGTCTGAGCTGCATCGGAAGTGCAAGAACTTGCAGGTCAAGATTGACGTCCTCCAAAAGGCCAAGTCACAGGAGAAGACCATCTACAAGGAGGTGATCCGGGTGCAGAAGGACCGGGTGCTGGAGGACGAGCGGTCCCGCCTGTGGGAGCTGCTCACCAGGGAGCGCACGGCCCGGCAGGCTCAGGAGGAGGCTCTGCGGCGCCTGCGGGACCGGATTGAGAGGGCAGAAGCCCTGGGGAGGACCTGGTCCCGGGAGGAGGCCGAACTGCAGAAGGCCCGGGACCAGGTGGGCCAGGAGCATGGGCGGCTGCAGCAGGAGCTGCAAGCACTAGAGagacagaagcagcagcaggcaCTGCAGCTGCAGGAGGAGTCGAAGCTGCTCAGCCAGAAGACAGAGATGGAGCGGCAGAAGGCGGCCGAACAGGGCCAGGCACTCTCGCGGCTCAAGGCGGCCATCCTCCATGAGAAGGACCAGATCTATGAGAAGGAGCGGACCCTCCGGGACCTCCACACCAAGGTGAGCCTGGAGGAGCTCAGCCAGGAGACTCAGACGCGGGAGACCAACCTTTCCACCAAGATCTCCATCCTGGAACCTGACACGGGGAAGGACATGTCCCCATATGAGGCCTACAAGAGGGGCATCATTGACCGAGACCAGTATCTCCAGCTGCAGGAGCTTGAGTGTGACTGGGAGGAGGTCACCACCTCAGGCCCTTGTGGGGAGGAGTCTGTGCTCCTGGACCGCAAGAGCGGGAAGCAGTACTCCATCGAGGCTGCCCTTCGCTGCCGGCGCATCTCCAAGGAGGAGTACCACCTGTACAGAGACGGCCATCTGCCCATCTCCGAGTTCGCCCTGCTGGTGGCTGGGGAGAACAAGCCCTCCTCCTCGCTCTCCATTGGCTCCATCATCTCCAAGTCCCCGCTCACCTCCCCAGCCCCTCAGAGCTCCTGTTTCTTCTCTCCCGGCTTCACTGTCGGGCTTGGTGATGACAGCTTCCCCATCGCCGGGGTGTACGACACAACCACAGACAACAAGTGCAGCATCAAGACGGCCGTGGCCAAGAACATGCTGGACCCCATCACTGGGCAGAAGCTGCTGGAGGCCCAGGCGGCCACAGGGGGCATCGTGGACCTTCTGAGCCGGGAGCGCTTCTCTGTGCACAAGGCCACTGAGAGGGGCCTGATCGACAACACTGCCACACAGAGGCTGCTCAATGCCCAGAAGGCCTTCACCGGCATCGAGGACCCTGTCACTAAGAAGAGGCTGTCAGTGGGCGAGGCTGTGCAGAAGGGCTGGATGCCCCTGGAGAGTGTGCTCCCGCACCTGCAGGCACAGCACCTGACGGGGGGGCTCATCGACCCCAAGAGGACAGGCCGCATCCCTGTCCCACAGGCCCTGCACTCCAGAATGATCAGCGAGGAGCTCGCCCAGCTCCTGCAGGACGAGTCCAGCTATGAGAAGGATTTGACAGACCCCATCTCCAAGGAACGGCTGAGCTACAAGGAAGCCATGGGCCGCTGCCGAAAAGACCCTGTGAGCGGTCTGCTGCTCCTCCCGGCAGCACTGGAGGGGTACCGCTGCTGCTACCGCTCGGCCTCCCCCACCATCCCTCGCTCCCTGCGCTGA